A part of Nesterenkonia lutea genomic DNA contains:
- a CDS encoding adenine phosphoribosyltransferase, with amino-acid sequence MTGASRPSSSAPTAGQLAHARSLFAVTPDFPEPGVFFQDISPVLADPAALRTVAEGLFAPFAGGFDMVAGIEARGFTLAGMIAALTGTGFLPIRKAGKLPAPGGRVEYTLEYGTAVIEAPDVLNPEHRVLIVDDVLATGGTLAASRELIGQLGCQVTGAAVVLEIEALRGREISGEVHALFHA; translated from the coding sequence GTGACCGGCGCGTCCCGGCCCAGCTCATCGGCACCCACTGCAGGGCAGCTGGCCCACGCCCGGTCACTGTTCGCGGTGACCCCGGATTTCCCTGAGCCGGGCGTCTTCTTCCAGGACATCTCCCCCGTGTTGGCTGATCCTGCCGCCCTGCGCACGGTGGCCGAGGGGCTGTTCGCCCCCTTTGCCGGCGGGTTCGACATGGTGGCCGGCATCGAAGCACGTGGATTCACGCTGGCCGGAATGATCGCGGCGCTGACCGGAACTGGGTTCCTGCCCATCCGCAAGGCCGGAAAGCTTCCCGCCCCGGGCGGACGCGTGGAGTACACGCTGGAGTACGGCACCGCCGTGATCGAGGCGCCGGACGTGCTGAACCCGGAGCACCGGGTGCTGATCGTCGATGACGTGCTGGCCACCGGCGGCACACTGGCGGCCAGCCGAGAGTTGATCGGGCAGCTGGGCTGCCAGGTGACCGGGGCCGCCGTCGTCCTGGAGATCGAGGCCCTGCGCGGGCGCGAGATCTCCGGCGAGGTCCACGCCCTGTTCCACGCCTGA